The nucleotide sequence TGCCTTAGCTAATGCTTTATATGCTCGTGAGGGAGTTTCCTTTCGTCATCAATTCCTTAAGGATAATGAACAGTATTATCATGCCCAAATTACGAGCTTAAATTTTTCTTCTCCTCAAGCACCAGGAATCATCAATCGTTGGACAAAGGAACACACCAACGGCAAAATTGATCAAATTATCACTAGGATTGATCCCAGTGAGGTATTGATTTTAATCAATGCTATCTATTTTAAAGGTATTTGGAAAACTGAGTTTGCTCAAAAACAAACCAAGGAGGAGCCTTTTTATTTACCTAACGGCCAAACTAAGCAACAGCCGCTCATGTCAGGAACAGGTAAGTATCAATATTACGAAAATGAAGAGTTTCAGGCCGTTAATTTACCTTATGGCGATGGTCGTTTGAGTATGTATGTTTTCTTACCTCGAACCAACAGTAATTTGACAAAATTTTTAAACCAAGTTACTGCTGAAAATTGGACTCAATGGACCGGAAAATTTAACGTTCAAGAAGGCTCTCTGAAGATTCCCCGATTTAAGTTAGAGTATGACACGAATTTAAAAGAGACTCTCTCCGCTTTGGGAATGGAATCTCTTTTTAGACAAGCTAATTTTTCTCAAATGACTTCTTCTCCTGTCGTCATTAATGAAGTTAAACACAAAACTTTTATTGAAGTTAATGAAAAAGGAACAGAAGCGGCAGGCGTTACCTCTATTGGTGTAAGAGGAACTTCCACAGCAGGAACTTTTAGCATGACAGTTAATCGTCCTTTTTTCTGTGCTATCCGAGATAATCAAACAGGCACAATTTTGTTTATGGGAGCCATTGTTGATCCCAAACAATAGATAGATTAATCTCTATTAAGAGAGGTTATAGAGAGACGTTACTAGCAACGTCTCTAGAGTGACTACAGATAATTCTCCTGAAGCTAAGTAGTCCAGAGGGCAAAATTCTCAGGGAAAGTATTTAAAGACAGCAATTTGGGATAATGTTGATGGCTAACCCATCTTTTTCCCTGACATAAGTGGCAATCTATCATCTCTTCTTCACTATCAAAGGAAAGCTTTCCCATTCCTTGGCAGTAGGGACAAAGAATTTTTTCTTGGTCAGCATAAGCCGAGAAAATTTTTTCCTCAGAAACTGAATCAAAATCTTCGTACATTTTGAAAACCTCTTTGTATTAATAAATGTTGAAAAATTGTAAACAATCTTTAAGTATTTCGTTTTTTTCCTCACGTAAAAACGAGAAAGTCTGATGATAAAATTTCAGAGTTAATCATTAGGATACCGGTTGGGATCAGGTATTGATTGACCCAAAATGGCAAGATAAAAGCGGTTGTCGGGTTTTAGCCTTTTATATTAATAATTTAATCTTAAGGGAAAATTGTCCTAAACTTAAATCTAGTTTAGGATTCGTAACAGAAAAAACCTTGGCCGGTTTTCTAGTTCATCTAAAGATCATGCTTCCTTAGCTTTAACCCGATGAAAGTAAGATAAATCGATATAGCGATCGCCATTGGCCGTATGATAGACAACATCTTCAAATTGATGATGCCAAAGAATCTCCCTAAATCCATAAGCATAACGAGCATACATGGGTTGGGCAATGGTTTCATCTACTCCTGTCACAGAAACCATAACCATCGCTTTTCTTTTTTCGAGTAATTCGGGGGTAATATTATATAAAGGACTGTGTTCATCAATCGGGTGAATAACCATCCAAGTCATCGCAAAGCTTGGGGTGTGATTACGCAACAGTTTTAATTCGTGAACACGACGCATAAAATTTCCCTCACTACTCACCTCATCCCACATCAAATAAACTCGCATTTTCGCTTCTAAAATGAGATTGCGGCGCTGATTAGCGGCTCGAAGCATTAAACTAGGAATGCCGTTATAAGGGGAAATAACACTGACTTTACTAAATAAAATTCGGGCGCTTGACTGAGAAAAACGAGCAAAAGCTAAGCCAGTGATTAAAGCTAATCCGATAATACTCACGAAAGCTTCTATTGCCACCAGACAATTAGCATAAATTGAGGTAGGGTACATATTCCCATAACCAATGGTGGCTAGAGTATGAACACTGAAGAAAAAAGCATCTAAAAACGAACCTGGGGGTAAGTCATGAATCCCTTGTCCGCATGATAAATAGGCTAAAGCAAAAATAGTATTTAAAAATATATAGTACAAAATGATAATCAATAAAAATCCTGACCAAGGAAGAGTTAGCAGCAAATGATAAGGGTCTTTCCAATAATGATACCAAACCCCAAGACCCTCTATACTGATCTTTGTACCATCAAATCTGAGCCACAATTTTTGGCTTGATGGGGGAGTAGTACGATTTTTGGTTAGGGAAGGTTTGTGTCGATATTTTAGGGGAGGAAGCATAGCTTAAATACAATACAAAAATAACGGTTTATTCTTTCAGTGATCAACCACTGAAAATTTAACTCAAATTGTAGAGCAATAGGGCTGTAATCGGCAGAGATAAAAACTCGCTCTTGTGCCAATAAGTCGTGAAGAATTTGAATTTAATTAGATTTCTTGACAAACACAACTCTTTTTGACCTTGATGAGCCGCTTTGAATCTTAAATTTTATTAATGACTGGGGAGTAGGGAAAGGGGAATGACCAATGACTATTGACTAATGACTATTAACTAATGACTAAAATAGATACAGTTATAACTAAGATCTGTAGCAAATATTATGAGTTCTTGGCGCGATCGCATTAACAAAATGACAGGAAGAACCCGTTATGTGGTTTGTCGGATCTTTATCCATCTGTCAGGACAAGAAATCGCTCCTTTATTAGGAGTGCTAAACGAAGCCGCCATAGAAGCGGTAGAATCAGACGGAGATATGGAAGTTTTAGGCGAAGGTTTGGTTAATATTTGCCAAAAACTCCTAGACCTGAAAATTTATTGGCGATCTGCCGCTAATGAAGGGGATGTCTTTTGGAAAGAAGAAGACGCGGGAGATTATGTGACGGAATTATTCACCGACTCAGCACAACGCTATGGAAGTGGAACAGAATTTGATGAGGGAGTAGGGGAAAACGAACCTCTAACCCTACCTATTACCCGCAACATAGTTGTTATGATCACAGTAGCCTTTGAGGGTGAACATCCCGACCTAGAAACGAATTTGGCGGACCTCCAAGCCCTCGAAAATAGTCTAAAAGCCTTGATTAATCTAAATTATCAAGGACAATTAAGAGCGATTCAAGTTCATTTTGCTCCGGCTCAGTTGGGAGATGAATTAACCAATGACCAACTTTTAATTAATTACCCTGAACTTGTACCCTTATAAATGACCTTCGTTGATTGAAAAAAAATTTAAATATAACCTTA is from Gloeothece verrucosa PCC 7822 and encodes:
- a CDS encoding serpin family protein gives rise to the protein MIKTKGLLSALSDTKIKEKAVFATTSLTLLLFISGWLAQYSSDALEFVANPQATYRFHAFMPSLKQLNPQQQLIEANTQFGLNLFQTLVTEDPNQNVFVSPTSVAIALSMVLQGTDGKTQQQMLSTLGYENLNLKQINMANLTLLKTLQTENSQIEVALANALYAREGVSFRHQFLKDNEQYYHAQITSLNFSSPQAPGIINRWTKEHTNGKIDQIITRIDPSEVLILINAIYFKGIWKTEFAQKQTKEEPFYLPNGQTKQQPLMSGTGKYQYYENEEFQAVNLPYGDGRLSMYVFLPRTNSNLTKFLNQVTAENWTQWTGKFNVQEGSLKIPRFKLEYDTNLKETLSALGMESLFRQANFSQMTSSPVVINEVKHKTFIEVNEKGTEAAGVTSIGVRGTSTAGTFSMTVNRPFFCAIRDNQTGTILFMGAIVDPKQ
- a CDS encoding ion channel; amino-acid sequence: MLPPLKYRHKPSLTKNRTTPPSSQKLWLRFDGTKISIEGLGVWYHYWKDPYHLLLTLPWSGFLLIIILYYIFLNTIFALAYLSCGQGIHDLPPGSFLDAFFFSVHTLATIGYGNMYPTSIYANCLVAIEAFVSIIGLALITGLAFARFSQSSARILFSKVSVISPYNGIPSLMLRAANQRRNLILEAKMRVYLMWDEVSSEGNFMRRVHELKLLRNHTPSFAMTWMVIHPIDEHSPLYNITPELLEKRKAMVMVSVTGVDETIAQPMYARYAYGFREILWHHQFEDVVYHTANGDRYIDLSYFHRVKAKEA
- a CDS encoding DUF1517 domain-containing protein, with amino-acid sequence MSSWRDRINKMTGRTRYVVCRIFIHLSGQEIAPLLGVLNEAAIEAVESDGDMEVLGEGLVNICQKLLDLKIYWRSAANEGDVFWKEEDAGDYVTELFTDSAQRYGSGTEFDEGVGENEPLTLPITRNIVVMITVAFEGEHPDLETNLADLQALENSLKALINLNYQGQLRAIQVHFAPAQLGDELTNDQLLINYPELVPL